Proteins encoded by one window of Nicotiana tabacum cultivar K326 chromosome 10, ASM71507v2, whole genome shotgun sequence:
- the LOC142165223 gene encoding uncharacterized protein LOC142165223, translating into MAGNEVTSLDHNHPLHLQPGDSPGLNLIQLKLTGPNKYALWSRAMKLALRGKGKLGFVDGTCVKIMYKGELAEQWEKYNVIVLSWIGSTVAEELMASIVYASNAKKVWSEFEERFDRSNLTRIFHLWTEIPTLKQETESVTSYYSKMKNCWDELDVLTPLPSFDCKESLPYVVYLRSQRLLQFLMGLNKSTKESQRLLGVVDVNKDPLTMLAGRTYQSPKPKRAGVGIICEHCGYKGHLKENCY; encoded by the exons ATGGCAGGAAATGAAGTTACTTCATTAGATCACAATCATCCACTGCATCTTCAACCTGGAGATTCGCCTGGGCTTAACTTAATACAGCTGAAGCTCACAGGACCAAACAAATACGCTTTGTGGAGTAGAGCAATGAAATTAGCTCTTCGAGGCAAAGGAAAACTAGGTTTTGTGGACGGAACCTGTGTTAAAATCATGTACAAGGGTGAATTAGCGGAGCAATGGGAGAAGTACAATGTTATTGTTCTATCATGGATAGGAAGCACCGTTGCAGAGGAATTGATGGCCAGCATTGTGTATGCATCTAATGCTAAGAAGGTATGGAGTGAATTTGAGGAGAGATTTGATAGATCGAATTTAACTAGGATATTTCATTTGTGGACTGAAATTCCCACTTTGAAGCAAGAAACTGAGTCTGTTACTTCGTATTACTCTAAAATGAAGAATTGTTGGGATGAGTTAGATGTCTTAACCCCACTTCCTTCCTTTGATTGTAAAGAATCCCTGCCTTATGTAGTCTATTTGAGATCACAGAGATTGCTGCAGTTCCTTATGGGACTTAATAAATCCACA AAGGAGAGTCAAAGATTGTTAGGTGTAGTAGATGTTAACAAAGATCCATTGACAATGTTAGCAGGGAGAACCTACCAGagtcctaaacctaaaagggCTGGAGTTGGTATAATCTGTGAGCATTGTGGTTATAAGGGACATTTGAAGGAAAACTGTTACTAA
- the LOC107762042 gene encoding sulfate transporter 1.3-like: MSHRVSDYSGEMDTDISRVASSRNLPYVHKVGVPPKPNLLKEITETVKETFFHDDPLRHFKDQSKTKKLLLGIQAVFPILDWGRSYNFSKFKGDLISGLTIASLCIPQDIGYAKLANLDPQYGLYSSFVPPLVYAFMGSSRDIAIGPVAVVSLLLGSMLQAELDPVKQKLEYQRLAFTATFFAGITQFILGFFRLGFLIDFLSHAAIVGFMAGAAITISLQQLKGLLGIKKFTKETDIVSVMKSVFAAAHHGWNWQTIVIGVSFLAFLLVAKFIGKKNKKYFWVPAIAPMISIILSTLFVFIFHAEKHGVQIVRHIEQGINPPSLKKIYFSGENLTKGFKIGAISGLIALTEAAAIGRTFAALKDYQLDGNKEMVALGTMNIVGSMTSCYVATGSFSRSAVNYMAGCHTAVSNIIMSCVVLLTLELITPLFKYTPNAILASIIISAVIGLIDIDAMKLLYKIDKFDFVACMGAFLGVVFESVEIGLLIAVAISFAKILLQVTRPRIAVLGKVPRTTVYRNIQQYPEATRVPGILIVRVDSAIYFSNSNYMRDRILRWLTDEDEMLKETNQQRIQYLIVEMSPVTDIDTSGIHSLEDLFKSLHKRDVQLVLANPGPLVNDKLHASGFPDMIGEDNIFLTVADAVMTFAPKMEP, encoded by the exons ATGAGTCATCGTGTTAGTGACTATTCTGGGGAGATGGATACAGACATAAGTAGAGTGGCTTCCTCAAGGAACTTGCCTTATGTTCACAAAGTTGGAGTTCCTCCAAAACCAAATTTACTCAAGGAAATTACTGAAACTGTTAAGGAAACATTTTTTCATGATGATCCTTTGAGACATTTTAAGGACCAATCTAAGACAAAGAAATTGCTTCTTGGCATTCAAGCTGTTTTTCCCATTCTTGATTGGGGAAGGTCTTATAATTTCTCCAAGTTTAAAGGTGACCTTATTTCTGGCCTTACTATAGCCAGTTTGTGTATCCCTCAG GATATTGGCTATGCAAAACTTGCAAATTTGGATCCTCAATATGGGCTAT ACAGTAGCTTTGTGCCACCCTTGGTTTATGCCTTCATGGGTAGTTCCAGAGATATTGCAATAGGGCCAGTTGCTGTGGTGTCACTCTTGCTTGGAAGCATGCTTCAGGCAGAGTTAGATCCTGTTAAACAAAAACTCGAGTATCAGCGCCTTGCTTTCACTGCTACGTTTTTTGCAGGCATTACTCAGTTCATTCTTGGATTTTTCAG GTTGGGTTTCTTAATTGACTTTCTGTCTCATGCTGCGATAGTCGGCTTCATGGCTGGAGCAGCCATTACTATCAGCCTTCAACAGCTGAAAGGTCTGCTTGGCATAAAGAAATTCACAAAGGAAACTGATATTGTTTCTGTTATGAAATCAGTTTTTGCTGCAGCACATCATGGG TGGAACTGGCAGACTATTGTGATTGGTGTATCTTTCTTGGCTTTCCTTCTAGTCGCCAAGTTTATC GgaaaaaagaacaagaaatacTTTTGGGTGCCTGCAATTGCTCCAATGATATCCATTATCCTCTCGACGCTCTTTGTGTTTATCTTCCATGCTGAAAAACATGGTGTCCAAATT GTAAGACACATCGAACAAGGGATCAATCCACCATCACTGAAGAAAATTTATTTCAGTGGTGAAAATTTAACCAAAGGATTCAAAATTGGTGCAATTTCTGGTTTGATCGCACTAACT GAAGCTGCTGCTATTGGAAGAACATTTGCAGCATTGAAGGATTACCAATTGGATGGAAACAAGGAAATGGTAGCTTTAGGAACAATGAATATAGTTGGCTCGATGACGTCCTGCTATGTGGCTACAG GATCCTTTTCTCGTTCAGCAGTCAACTATATGGCTGGATGCCATACGGCAGTCTCAAACATTATCATGTCTTGTGTCGTGTTACTAACTTTAGAACTGATCACACCATTGTTCAAGTACACGCCGAATGCTATATTGGCTTCCATCATCATATCTGCAGTTATCGGGTTGATAGATATCGATGCAATGAAACTCCTATATAAGATTGATAAGTTTGATTTTGTTGCTTGCATGGGAGCCTTCTTAGGGGTGGTTTTCGAGTCTGTTGAAATAGGTCTCTTGATCGCG GTTGCTATATCATTTGCCAAAATCCTCCTCCAAGTTACAAGGCCTCGGATTGCTGTTCTTGGGAAGGTCCCTAGGACTACTGTATACAGAAATATACAGCAATATCCAGAAGCAACAAGGGTCCCTGGAATTCTTATTGTGAGAGTTGATTCTGCTATTTACTTTTCTAACTCCAACTATATGAGGGACAG GATACTAAGATGGCTAACTGATGAAGACGAAATGCTGAAAGAAACTAACCAACAAAGGATCCAGTATTTGATAGTTGAAATGTCGC CTGTTACTGATATAGATACAAGTGGAATTCATTCCTTAGAGGATTTGTTTAAGTCCCTCCATAAAAGAGATGTTCAA CTTGTTCTGGCAAATCCAGGGCCACTGGTAAATGACAAGCTTCATGCATCTGGTTTTCCAGACATGATTGGAGAAGACAACATTTTCCTCACTGTGGCAGATGCTGTCATGACATTTGCCCCAAAAATGGAGCCCTGA